The following coding sequences lie in one Paramormyrops kingsleyae isolate MSU_618 chromosome 15, PKINGS_0.4, whole genome shotgun sequence genomic window:
- the cbln2b gene encoding cerebellin-2b — MVPASSLGPCATLALAFLLGCGVTFSLGQNDTEPIVLEGKCLVVCDSNPSSDGGVTSSLGISVRSGSAKVAFSAVRGTNHEPSEMSNTSMTIYFDQVLVNIGNHFDLKASVFQAPRRGIYSFSFHVVKVYNRQTIQVNLMQNEYPVISAFAGDQDVTREAASNGVLLHVEREDRVYLKLERGNLMGGWKYSTFSGFLVFPL, encoded by the exons ATGGTGCCAGCAAGCAGCCTCGGACCCTGTGCCACCCTGGCGCTGGCCTTCCTCCTGGGATGTGGCGTGACTTTTTCCCTGGGCCAGAATGACACGGAGCCTATCGTCCTAGAGGGGAAGTGCCTGGTGGTTTGTGACTCGAATCCCTCTTCGGACGGAGGGGTCACCTCCTCGCTTGGGATATCCGTCCGGTCTGGGAGCGCAAAGGTCGCCTTCTCGGCGGTGAGAGGGACGAATCACGAACCGTCGGAAATGAGCAATACTTCCATGACCATCTACTTTGACCAG gtaTTAGTTAATATCGGAAACCATTTCGatctaaaagccagtgtattcCAAGCTCCGAGGAGAGGCATTTACAGTTTCAGCTTTCATGTGGTAAAGGTCTACAACAGGCAGACTATACAG GTGAACCTGATGCAGAATGAGTACCCGGTGATCTCAGCCTTCGCCGGCGATCAGGACGTGACCCGGGAGGCGGCCAGTAACGGCGTCCTACTGCATGTGGAGCGCGAGGACAGAGTATACCTCAAGCTGGAGAGGGGGAACCTCATGGGCGGATGGAAATACTCCACCTTTTCTGGCTTCTTAGTTTTTCCTTTATAA